One Glycine soja cultivar W05 chromosome 2, ASM419377v2, whole genome shotgun sequence genomic region harbors:
- the LOC114393764 gene encoding protein COBRA-like → MLFRFNFPFTIRSFFIPPPCILLFVLFSFTCFNSTEAYDPLDPNGNITIKWDIISWTPDGYVAVVTMYNFQQYRHISVPGWSLGWTWAKKEVIWSMIGGQTTEQGDCSKYKANIPHCCKKNPIVVDLLPGTPYNQQISNCCKGGVLSSWAQDQSKAVAAFQVSVGSASTTNKTVKVPKDFTLKAPGPGYTCGPATIVKPTQFLQPDKRRVTQALMTWNVTCTYSQFLAQRTPSCCVSLSSFYDNTVVPCTTCACGCQGNSSQSGECVDPDSPHLQSVVSNAGPGKSSITPLVRCTRHMCPIRVHWHVKLNYKEYWRVKVTVTNFNYGMNYSDWNLVVQHPNFDNLTQLFSFNYKAITPYGSINDTAMLWGLKFYNDFLMQAGPLGNVQSELLFRKDKSTFTFDKGWAFPRRVYFNGDVCVMPPPDAYPWLPNAGSRQIVSLLALVMSSLVALVLYADT, encoded by the exons ATGCTTTTCCGTTTCAACTTCCCCTTCACGATCCGATCCTTCTTCATACCCCCTCCATGCATTCTTCTTTTCGTTCTCTTCTCTTTCACGTGCTTCAATTCCACAG AAGCTTATGATCCACTTGATCCAAATGGAAATATCACAATCAAATGGGATATTATAAGCTGGACACCTGATGGCTATGTT GCTGTTGTTACAATGTACAACTTCCAACAATATCGTCATATCTCAGTGCCTGGGTGGTCACTAGGATGGACATGGGCAAAGAAGGAGGTAATATGGAGCATGATAGGAGGGCAGACCACTGAACAAGGGGATTGTTCAAAATATAAGGCAAACATCCCACATTGCTGTAAAAAGAACCCTATAGTTGTTGATTTACTTCCCGGAACACCTTACAACCAACAAATTTCAAACTGCTGCAAAGGTGGTGTACTCAGCTCGTGGGCACAGGACCAATCCAAGGCGGTTGCAGCATTTCAAGTCAGTGTAGGTAGTGCCAGTACCACTAACAAAACTGTCAAAGTGCCAAAAGATTTCACACTGAAAGCGCCCGGACCCGGTTACACGTGTGGGCCGGCAACAATTGTGAAACCAACTCAATTTTTACAACCAGACAAAAGGAGAGTGACCCAAGCACTTA TGACATGGAATGTGACATGCACATATTCACAATTTCTTGCTCAGAGAACACCCAGTTGCTGTGTCTCGCTCTCATCTTTCTATGACAATACAGTTGTACCCTGCACTACATGTGCATGTGGCTGCCAGGGCAACTCATCTCAATCAGGAGAATGTGTAGA TCCAGATTCACCACATTTGCAATCAGTTGTTTCCAACGCTGGACCTGGAAAGAGTAGTATCACACCTTTGGTTCGATGCACTCGTCATATGTGCCCAATCCGAGTTCACTGGCATGTTAAGCTTAACTACAAGGAGTACTGGCGTGTGAAGGTCACTGTTACTAATTTCAATTACGGGATGAATTATTCTGATTGGAACTTGGTTGTTCAACATCCAAACTTTGACAATCTGACCCAACTTTTCAGTTTCAACTACAAAGCAATAACTCCCTACGGGTCAATAA ATGATACAGCAATGCTTTGGGGACTTAAGTTCTACAATGATTTTCTCATGCAAGCTGGCCCTCTTGGTAATGTACAATCAGAGCTACTATTCAGAAAGGATAAATCAACCTTCACTTTTGACAAGGGCTGGGCCTTCCCTCGGAGAGTCTATTTCAATGGCGACGTTTGTGTGATGCCGCCACCTGATGCTTATCCATGGTTACCTAATGCGGGTTCCAGGCAAATAGTTTCCCTGCTTGCTTTGGTGATGTCCTCTTTGGTAGCCTTGGTATTATATGCAGATACTTAA